A single region of the Blattabacterium sp. (Cryptocercus kyebangensis) genome encodes:
- a CDS encoding SLC13 family permease produces MESVIILVFIIGYLFITIENFISLNKVIPSILMATTCWSLIMFWNIPVFELDNSLIKWKDPNYLLLHHLGNASEIIFFLIGSMSIISIIDMYSGFEVLVSFFYSNTKRNFLWIINILSFFLSAIIDNLTATIIMITILKKIIVNYKERWNYLGLIIISANAGGVWSPIGDITTTMLWISNKVTTINLIKKVFIPSALCMFVSTFIGSLMPIFNGSIQIEKNNLSKSDLKKGFWILKLGLGLILFVPILKTITGIPPYMGMMFSFGMLCLITNIYYKNHFSMDRVFKKLDFSSILFFLGILLSISSLESLGKLYDLSNWISHIVYSWKTKTFILGLISSFIDNVPLVAATIAMFNYSIDHEFWHFMAYMSGTGGSIFLIGSASGITAMGMDKIDFFWYLKKISWLAFIGFLSGFLYLLIYPFFSL; encoded by the coding sequence ATGGAATCAGTAATCATATTAGTTTTTATTATAGGATATTTATTTATTACCATTGAAAATTTTATATCCTTAAATAAGGTAATTCCATCTATTCTTATGGCAACTACTTGTTGGTCATTAATTATGTTTTGGAACATCCCCGTTTTTGAATTAGATAATTCTTTAATTAAATGGAAAGATCCTAATTACTTATTATTGCATCATTTAGGAAATGCTTCTGAAATTATTTTTTTTCTTATTGGATCCATGTCAATAATATCCATTATTGATATGTATTCCGGTTTTGAAGTTTTAGTAAGTTTTTTTTATTCCAATACAAAACGTAATTTTTTATGGATAATAAATATTTTATCTTTTTTTTTATCTGCAATTATAGATAATCTTACAGCTACTATAATTATGATTACTATTCTAAAAAAAATTATAGTTAATTATAAAGAACGATGGAATTATTTAGGATTAATCATTATATCTGCTAATGCAGGAGGAGTTTGGTCTCCAATAGGAGATATAACTACTACAATGTTATGGATTTCTAATAAAGTAACAACTATAAATCTTATAAAAAAGGTATTCATACCATCGGCTTTATGTATGTTTGTTTCTACTTTTATAGGTTCATTAATGCCTATTTTTAACGGATCTATTCAAATAGAAAAAAATAATTTATCAAAATCAGACCTTAAAAAAGGTTTTTGGATATTAAAATTGGGCTTAGGTCTTATATTATTTGTTCCTATTTTAAAAACTATAACTGGTATTCCTCCATATATGGGGATGATGTTTTCATTTGGAATGCTTTGTTTAATAACTAATATTTATTATAAAAATCATTTTTCTATGGATAGAGTATTTAAAAAGTTAGATTTTTCTAGTATATTATTTTTTCTAGGAATTTTACTCTCTATTTCTTCTTTGGAATCTTTAGGGAAACTGTATGATTTATCTAATTGGATTAGTCATATCGTTTATTCATGGAAAACAAAAACTTTTATATTAGGATTAATATCTTCTTTTATAGACAATGTGCCTTTAGTAGCAGCTACTATAGCTATGTTTAATTATTCTATAGATCATGAATTCTGGCATTTTATGGCTTATATGTCTGGAACAGGAGGTAGTATTTTTCTTATAGGATCTGCTTCTGGAATAACAGCTATGGGAATGGATAAAATAGATTTTTTTTGGTATTTAAAAAAAATTAGTTGGTTAGCTTTTATAGGATTTTTATCTGGTTTTTTATATTTATTAATTTATCCATTTTTTTCTTTGTAA
- the menB gene encoding 1,4-dihydroxy-2-naphthoyl-CoA synthase, with translation MCSKINWSPIKKYEDILFCFWKGISKIEINRPECHNAFRVETVEEMIDAIDICRDRRDIDVLIITGYGEKAFCSGGDQNKRGLGGYLGKDGIPRLNILDFYKKIREIPKPVIAMVNGFSIGGGHVLHVVCDLTISSNNAIFSQVGPKVGSFDGGFGSSYLARHIGQKKTREMWFLCKKYSANEALKMGLINKVVPLNKLEKTTIKWCQLIQKRSPMSLRMIKRCLNAELDGQHGLMQLAGDATLMFYLMEESQEGKKAFLEKREPNFRKFTKFL, from the coding sequence ATGTGTTCTAAAATAAATTGGAGTCCTATAAAAAAATATGAGGATATTTTATTCTGTTTTTGGAAAGGAATTTCTAAAATAGAAATTAATAGACCTGAATGTCATAATGCTTTTCGTGTAGAAACAGTAGAAGAGATGATAGATGCTATAGATATATGTCGTGATAGAAGAGATATAGATGTATTGATTATAACTGGATATGGAGAAAAGGCTTTTTGTTCTGGAGGGGATCAGAATAAAAGAGGATTGGGAGGTTATTTAGGAAAAGATGGGATTCCAAGGTTAAATATTTTAGATTTTTATAAAAAAATACGAGAAATACCTAAACCGGTTATTGCTATGGTTAATGGATTTTCTATAGGAGGAGGTCATGTATTACATGTAGTTTGTGATTTAACTATTTCCTCTAATAATGCTATTTTTAGTCAAGTAGGTCCAAAAGTAGGATCTTTTGATGGGGGATTCGGTTCCTCTTATTTAGCTCGTCATATTGGTCAAAAAAAAACACGAGAAATGTGGTTTTTATGTAAAAAATATTCTGCTAATGAGGCTTTAAAAATGGGATTAATTAATAAAGTAGTCCCCTTAAATAAATTAGAAAAAACTACTATAAAATGGTGTCAATTAATACAAAAGAGGAGTCCCATGTCTTTGAGAATGATTAAACGTTGTTTAAATGCAGAATTAGATGGACAGCATGGATTAATGCAATTAGCAGGGGACGCTACTTTAATGTTTTATTTAATGGAAGAATCACAAGAAGGTAAAAAAGCTTTTTTAGAAAAAAGAGAACCAAATTTTAGAAAATTTACAAAATTTTTATGA
- a CDS encoding prenyltransferase, translating into MNLKYWIYAIRLHTLLLSSSGITLSFLISKSRGYGDYCTYFLCLVTAILLQMLANFSNDYGDSIKGVDNCRRIGPNRTIQSGLISLNSMKKAINIFSILSFIFGFILIYKSIKLQNIFLFFFIL; encoded by the coding sequence ATGAATTTAAAATATTGGATTTATGCAATTCGTTTACATACTTTACTCCTTTCTTCTTCTGGAATTACTTTAAGTTTCTTAATATCTAAATCCAGAGGATATGGAGATTATTGTACATATTTTTTATGTCTTGTAACAGCTATACTTTTGCAAATGTTAGCTAATTTTTCAAATGATTATGGAGATAGTATAAAGGGAGTAGACAATTGTAGACGAATTGGACCAAATAGAACGATTCAAAGTGGATTAATTTCATTAAATTCAATGAAAAAAGCAATAAATATATTTTCTATTTTATCTTTTATTTTTGGATTTATATTAATTTATAAATCTATTAAATTACAAAATATTTTCCTTTTTTTTTTTATTTTATAG
- the menA gene encoding 1,4-dihydroxy-2-naphthoate octaprenyltransferase, with translation MICIYSSIKYSIGTYPYGYLGMGDLSVLIFFGFISIGGSYFLYTKIFPKEIFFLSLSIGLLNISVLNINNMRDIDNDYKNGKYTVAGILGIKYAKIYHILSVILSILLGFLFNFLIYKNFYQWIFFILNIPFLIQHLKKIIYINNPKDFNYELKKLVILTFSYSMSIGIGALYFSS, from the coding sequence TTGATTTGTATATATAGTTCTATTAAATACAGTATTGGAACTTATCCTTATGGATACCTAGGAATGGGGGATTTATCTGTTTTAATATTTTTTGGTTTTATTTCTATAGGAGGGAGTTATTTTTTATATACAAAAATATTTCCAAAGGAAATATTTTTTCTATCTTTATCAATAGGATTGTTGAATATTTCTGTTTTAAATATTAATAATATGAGAGATATAGATAATGATTATAAAAATGGAAAATATACTGTAGCAGGAATATTGGGGATTAAATATGCAAAAATATACCATATTTTATCTGTTATATTATCTATACTTTTAGGATTTTTATTTAATTTTTTAATTTATAAGAATTTTTACCAATGGATTTTTTTTATATTAAATATCCCTTTTTTGATACAACATTTAAAGAAAATTATTTATATAAATAATCCAAAAGACTTCAATTATGAACTAAAAAAGTTAGTTATACTAACTTTTTCATATTCTATGAGCATAGGTATAGGAGCTCTATATTTTTCTTCATAA
- a CDS encoding metal-dependent hydrolase, with product MKITFFTHSTCMLEIHKNFLLIDPFFSENPILEKRTLLSNKYIQSFERIDYILLTHAHYDHVCDVEFFAKKFNSLIISNYEISNFFNKKGLKTYGINYGSFISFPFGKLKYVWASHSSSFNDGTYGGNPGGFLLHTDKGNIYLSGDTSLTYEMNLIPKFGNLKISILPIGGIYTMDVEEAIIASNFLQCDKILGVHYDTFESIKIDRKKAKEKFLDKKKQLFLLEMGESICI from the coding sequence ATGAAAATTACTTTTTTTACTCATAGCACATGTATGTTAGAAATACATAAAAATTTTTTATTGATAGATCCTTTTTTTTCCGAAAATCCTATTCTAGAAAAAAGGACATTATTATCAAATAAATATATCCAATCTTTTGAAAGAATTGATTATATTTTATTAACTCATGCTCATTATGATCATGTATGTGATGTAGAATTTTTTGCAAAAAAATTTAATTCTTTAATCATTTCAAATTATGAAATATCTAATTTTTTTAATAAAAAAGGATTAAAAACGTATGGAATAAATTATGGATCTTTCATTTCTTTTCCATTTGGAAAATTAAAATATGTTTGGGCTTCTCATTCTAGTTCTTTTAATGATGGAACTTATGGAGGAAATCCTGGGGGGTTTCTTTTACATACAGATAAAGGAAATATTTATCTATCTGGAGATACTTCTTTAACATATGAAATGAATCTTATTCCTAAATTTGGAAATTTGAAAATATCTATTCTTCCTATAGGAGGAATTTATACTATGGATGTTGAAGAAGCTATTATTGCTTCAAATTTTTTACAATGTGATAAAATATTAGGGGTACATTACGATACTTTTGAATCAATAAAAATTGATCGAAAAAAAGCAAAAGAAAAATTTCTTGATAAGAAAAAACAACTTTTTTTATTAGAAATGGGAGAATCTATATGTATTTAA
- a CDS encoding enolase C-terminal domain-like protein, giving the protein MIINSFLRKHKFFFKGKIKNSKRTFHYNIIWFLILRKEDKIGIGECNPLLDNFSFKNLDRYEKELRYLSDRINIIKKKEFYYYHSYITYSSILFGLEQAFLGLENRYPILYDSKFTNGELGLSINSLIWLFSLFKVENEVKKIEKEIDRGFSFIKMKISPKLFPYQFLVLKKIKKKYPYIKIRVDANGSFKNSKEALYCINKLYDISIVHSVEQPIESGNWKDLSKICKKSKLPIALDEELVGINNLKLKKRLLDIISPKYIILKPSICGGFSGSKEWIIEAYQRKIKWCMSSSLESKIGINAIAQWTVKMEEKYNTGVHGLNIGYFHNDFYSPLHIKKGCIWYNPLKIWKFKNLI; this is encoded by the coding sequence ATGATAATAAATTCTTTTTTAAGAAAGCATAAATTTTTTTTTAAAGGAAAAATAAAAAATTCTAAAAGAACATTCCATTATAATATAATTTGGTTCTTAATTTTAAGAAAAGAAGATAAGATAGGAATTGGAGAATGTAATCCATTATTGGATAATTTTTCATTTAAAAATTTAGATCGTTATGAAAAAGAATTGCGATATCTTTCTGATAGAATAAATATCATTAAAAAAAAAGAATTTTATTATTATCATTCCTATATTACTTATTCCTCAATTTTATTTGGATTAGAACAAGCATTTCTAGGATTAGAAAATAGATATCCAATATTGTATGATTCTAAATTTACCAATGGAGAATTGGGTCTTTCTATCAATAGCTTAATATGGTTATTTTCTTTATTTAAGGTAGAAAATGAAGTAAAAAAGATAGAAAAAGAGATTGATAGGGGGTTTTCATTTATTAAAATGAAAATAAGCCCAAAATTATTTCCTTATCAATTTTTAGTTTTAAAAAAAATAAAAAAAAAGTATCCATATATAAAAATACGTGTTGATGCAAATGGATCTTTTAAGAATAGTAAAGAGGCTTTATATTGTATTAATAAGCTTTATGATATAAGTATTGTTCATTCAGTGGAACAACCTATAGAATCTGGAAATTGGAAAGATCTATCCAAGATATGTAAAAAATCAAAATTACCTATAGCATTAGACGAAGAATTAGTAGGAATTAATAATTTAAAATTAAAAAAAAGGTTATTAGATATTATATCCCCTAAATATATAATATTAAAACCTAGTATATGCGGAGGTTTCTCCGGATCCAAGGAATGGATAATAGAAGCATATCAAAGAAAAATAAAATGGTGTATGAGTTCTTCTTTAGAGAGTAAAATAGGAATTAATGCAATAGCACAATGGACTGTTAAAATGGAAGAAAAATATAATACGGGAGTTCATGGATTAAATATAGGATATTTTCATAATGATTTTTATTCTCCTTTGCATATAAAAAAAGGTTGTATTTGGTATAATCCATTAAAAATATGGAAGTTCAAGAATCTTATTTAA
- a CDS encoding AMP-binding protein, with the protein MEVQESYLKIRINFSSKKRSNNLIFKEDPLYLWKKSIFSFLENWNNGNQSVLINFTSGTTGIPKKIFLNKKYMYEYAKKTVDFLNLKDKKIRGLLCLSPDSIAAKMFLIRAIIFQWDIYCIPPSSNPLKNIKEYFDIVSMVPMQVYYSLKNLGKIRILLIGGSPISIDLEKKLQNVSTICYATYGMTETLGHIALKKINGLYKTNYYQTLKNISISIDKRNCLGIFSPYCMNSFIQTNDIVHMISIYKFNWIGRYDNVINSGGIKIIPELVEKIISPFIPFYKRFFISSIPDKILGEKVILIIEGSPYSVKIPKSIFIGKTRFYKPKNIFFVQNFIENTLGKFKRKEIKNKLMENIINKN; encoded by the coding sequence ATGGAAGTTCAAGAATCTTATTTAAAAATAAGGATTAATTTTTCTTCAAAAAAAAGATCGAATAATTTAATTTTTAAGGAGGACCCTTTATATTTATGGAAAAAATCTATTTTTTCTTTTTTAGAAAATTGGAATAATGGGAATCAATCGGTATTGATTAATTTTACTTCTGGTACAACTGGGATTCCTAAAAAAATTTTTCTAAATAAAAAATATATGTATGAATATGCAAAAAAAACGGTCGACTTTTTAAATCTAAAAGATAAAAAAATTCGAGGTCTTTTATGTTTATCTCCAGATTCTATAGCAGCAAAAATGTTTTTGATTCGTGCTATTATATTTCAGTGGGATATTTATTGCATTCCTCCATCATCTAATCCTTTGAAAAATATAAAAGAATATTTTGATATTGTATCTATGGTTCCAATGCAAGTTTATTATAGTTTAAAAAATTTGGGGAAAATAAGAATTCTTTTGATAGGAGGTAGCCCAATTTCCATTGATTTAGAGAAAAAATTACAAAATGTTTCTACTATTTGTTATGCTACTTATGGAATGACAGAAACATTGGGTCATATAGCCTTAAAAAAGATTAATGGATTATATAAAACTAATTATTATCAAACATTAAAAAATATATCTATTAGTATAGATAAAAGAAATTGCTTAGGAATATTTTCTCCATATTGTATGAACTCCTTTATTCAAACCAATGATATTGTTCATATGATTTCTATATATAAATTTAATTGGATAGGTAGATACGATAATGTTATTAATAGCGGGGGGATAAAAATTATTCCTGAATTGGTAGAAAAAATAATATCTCCTTTTATTCCTTTTTACAAAAGATTTTTTATTTCTTCGATTCCAGATAAAATATTGGGAGAAAAAGTAATACTAATTATTGAAGGATCTCCTTATTCTGTTAAAATTCCAAAATCAATTTTTATAGGGAAAACAAGATTTTATAAACCCAAAAATATCTTTTTTGTACAGAATTTTATAGAAAATACTTTGGGTAAGTTTAAAAGAAAAGAAATTAAAAATAAACTGATGGAAAATATTATAAATAAAAATTAA
- a CDS encoding NADP-dependent isocitrate dehydrogenase produces MKKIKVTNPIVEMDGDEMARIIWKYIKKYLIFPYLDIKIIYFDLGIDNRDFTEDKITIEAGYAIKKYNVGIKCATITPDEERMKEFHLKKKWKSPNGTIRNILDGTIFREPIIAGNIPRPIPNWKNPICIARHAYADQYNAIDILVKEKGKLYLKFIPDNKKKNFKKFEIHHFIKPGISMAMYNTDQSIYGFARSCFNYSIYKKWPLFLSTKNTILKNYDGRYKDIFDDLYKKEFLSIFEKIKITYEHRLIDDMIAYAIKSNGGFVWACKNYDGDVHSDTIAQGFGSLGMMTSMLLTPDGKTMESEAAHGTITRHYRLYQRGLKTSTNPVSSIFAWTRGLKHRAFLDKNSSLKKFSEDLEKTCIEVIESGTMTKDLFKLLYGYNTYENRMKNYNYLDTESFFSVLKSNFEKKILE; encoded by the coding sequence ATGAAAAAAATAAAAGTTACTAATCCTATAGTAGAAATGGATGGAGATGAAATGGCCAGAATTATATGGAAGTATATTAAAAAATATTTAATTTTTCCTTATTTAGATATCAAAATTATCTATTTTGATTTAGGAATAGATAATAGAGACTTTACAGAGGATAAAATTACTATAGAAGCTGGTTATGCAATCAAGAAATATAATGTTGGAATAAAATGCGCAACAATTACACCTGATGAAGAAAGAATGAAAGAATTTCATTTAAAAAAAAAGTGGAAATCTCCAAATGGTACAATAAGAAATATTCTTGATGGAACTATTTTTAGAGAACCTATTATAGCAGGAAATATACCTCGTCCAATTCCAAATTGGAAAAATCCCATATGTATTGCTCGTCATGCATACGCAGATCAATATAATGCAATAGATATTCTTGTTAAAGAAAAAGGAAAATTATACCTTAAGTTTATACCAGATAATAAAAAAAAGAATTTTAAAAAATTTGAAATCCATCATTTTATAAAACCAGGAATTTCCATGGCTATGTATAATACTGATCAATCTATCTATGGATTTGCCCGTTCTTGTTTCAATTATTCCATTTACAAAAAATGGCCTCTTTTTCTCTCTACAAAGAATACTATTCTAAAAAATTATGATGGAAGATACAAAGACATTTTTGATGATTTGTATAAAAAAGAGTTTTTGTCAATTTTTGAAAAAATTAAAATTACTTACGAACATCGTTTGATTGATGATATGATAGCCTATGCGATAAAATCTAATGGAGGATTTGTATGGGCTTGCAAAAATTATGATGGAGATGTTCATTCGGATACTATAGCTCAGGGATTTGGTTCTCTAGGAATGATGACTTCAATGTTGCTAACTCCAGATGGAAAAACAATGGAATCAGAAGCAGCTCATGGAACAATAACTAGACATTATAGATTATATCAAAGAGGATTAAAAACATCTACAAATCCTGTTTCTTCTATTTTTGCTTGGACTCGTGGTCTTAAACACAGAGCCTTTTTGGATAAAAATTCTAGTTTAAAAAAATTTTCGGAAGATCTGGAAAAAACTTGCATAGAAGTAATAGAATCAGGAACAATGACTAAAGATTTATTCAAACTTTTATACGGATATAATACTTATGAAAATAGAATGAAAAACTACAACTACTTAGATACAGAATCTTTTTTTAGTGTGTTAAAATCTAATTTTGAAAAGAAAATACTAGAGTAA
- a CDS encoding phosphoadenylyl-sulfate reductase, which produces MVQYEIEKPIKKYLSDLSKKIRSSFIEEKLRTLSEIFSGKIVFSTSFNIEDQLISHFILDRKIPIKIFTLDTGRIFKETYKVWSDTNKFYNHSISAYFPDPNRLEKFLSEKGPNSFYENVKNRTKCCFLRKVEPLKRALKGNLIWITGLRSEHSIERKELNDLEWDANYNLIKYHPLFDWNLKKIEKIIKKYNIPYNHLYNKGYLSIGCAPCTRSVKYGENYRSGRWWWESNSVKKECGLHFKNLESKK; this is translated from the coding sequence ATGGTACAATATGAAATTGAAAAACCCATAAAAAAATATTTATCTGATCTTTCAAAAAAAATAAGATCTTCTTTTATAGAAGAAAAATTAAGAACTCTTTCAGAAATATTTTCCGGAAAAATAGTTTTTTCTACAAGTTTTAATATCGAAGATCAACTAATCTCTCATTTTATTCTTGATAGAAAAATTCCTATAAAAATATTTACCTTAGATACAGGTAGGATTTTTAAAGAAACTTATAAAGTTTGGTCAGATACAAATAAATTTTATAATCATTCTATTTCCGCCTATTTTCCAGATCCGAATAGATTAGAAAAATTTTTATCAGAGAAAGGCCCTAATTCTTTTTATGAAAATGTTAAAAATAGAACAAAATGTTGTTTTTTACGAAAAGTAGAACCCTTGAAAAGAGCTTTAAAAGGGAATTTAATTTGGATTACTGGATTACGTTCAGAACACTCTATTGAAAGAAAAGAATTAAATGATTTAGAATGGGACGCTAATTATAATTTAATTAAGTATCATCCTCTTTTTGATTGGAATTTAAAAAAAATAGAAAAAATCATTAAGAAATATAATATTCCTTATAATCATTTGTATAATAAAGGATATTTGAGTATAGGATGTGCTCCATGTACTCGATCAGTGAAATATGGAGAAAATTATCGTAGTGGACGTTGGTGGTGGGAATCCAACTCTGTAAAAAAAGAATGTGGATTGCATTTTAAAAATTTGGAATCAAAAAAATAA
- the cysD gene encoding sulfate adenylyltransferase subunit CysD, with amino-acid sequence MKTYHLNYLEQLESETIHIYREVAGQFDRPALLFSGGKDSILLVHLALKAFRPGKIPFPLVHIDTGYNFPETLEFRNFFVKKIEEKIIIRKVEDTILSRNLSEPKGRFPNRNILQSYTLIDTIEEFQFDACIGGGRRDEEKARSKERIFSIRNEFGFWDPKLQRPELWNIYNGKIHKGENMRIFPISNWTELDVWNYIQKENILLPSIYFSHKRKVINFKGKWIAISKIIQPKNDESIHVKKLRYRTIGDMTCTAAIESEAKNVEQIIQELLNTKISERGQTRIDDTVSDNSMEDRKKQGYF; translated from the coding sequence ATGAAAACTTATCATTTAAATTATTTGGAACAATTAGAATCAGAAACCATCCATATTTATAGAGAAGTAGCAGGACAATTTGATAGACCCGCTTTGTTATTTTCAGGTGGGAAAGATTCTATTTTATTAGTTCATTTGGCTTTAAAAGCTTTCAGACCTGGAAAAATTCCATTTCCGTTGGTCCATATAGATACTGGATATAATTTTCCTGAAACTTTAGAATTTAGAAATTTTTTTGTAAAAAAAATAGAAGAGAAAATTATTATACGTAAAGTAGAAGATACTATTTTAAGTAGAAATTTATCTGAACCTAAAGGAAGATTTCCTAATAGAAATATTTTACAATCATATACACTTATAGATACAATTGAAGAATTCCAATTTGATGCATGTATTGGAGGTGGACGTAGAGATGAAGAAAAAGCTAGGTCTAAAGAAAGAATTTTTTCTATTCGAAATGAATTTGGATTTTGGGATCCAAAATTACAAAGACCTGAATTATGGAATATTTATAATGGAAAAATACATAAAGGAGAAAATATGCGAATTTTTCCTATCAGTAATTGGACAGAATTAGATGTATGGAATTATATCCAAAAAGAAAATATTTTATTGCCTTCCATTTATTTCTCACATAAGAGAAAAGTTATTAATTTTAAAGGAAAATGGATAGCTATCTCTAAGATCATTCAGCCTAAAAATGATGAATCTATTCATGTGAAAAAATTGCGATATCGTACTATAGGAGATATGACTTGTACGGCAGCTATAGAATCAGAGGCTAAAAATGTAGAACAAATAATCCAGGAACTTTTAAATACAAAAATAAGTGAGAGAGGACAAACAAGAATTGATGATACTGTTTCAGACAATTCCATGGAAGATAGAAAAAAACAAGGATATTTTTAA